The Arcobacter sp. CECT 8986 DNA window CGTGGACAATGACAATTTTAGCTGGATTAATAGCTATTACTTATATTCCAGAAATTACTCTATTCTTACCAAACTTAATGTTTGGATAAAAGTATAAAATAGGCTTTTGCCTATTTTATTACTTACATACAAAAGAACTACATAAAATTCTTCTATCTTAACTTAAAAAATCCCATTTATTTATATTTTTTAAATAATACAAAAGTATAATAACTTACTAAAATCATAAAGTAGAATAAATGGAAGAAAAATATAATTTAAGAACAAATGATAATAATTATAATAAAGATGATAAATTAAAAAGAAAAGAATTAGCAGAAAAATATGTAAAATTTATTACTAGTTTAGATAGTCATCATGTTATAGCACTTGATTCACCTTGGGGAACGGGTAAATCTACTTTTATTAATTATATGTGTGAAAAATTAAAAGTAAATAATAGTGTATTTGTATCATATAATGCATGGGAAAATGACTATACAAAAGAGCCTCTTATATCTTTAATGAATGATATTTTTCATCAATTCAAAGATAAAAAATATATTGGCATTGATAAAATGAAATCTTCAATGAATAAAATATCATTCATAGCTAAAAAAGGTGGCAGTGCAATTCTAAAAGGAGGATCAAAACTTTTTTTAGGAGAAAAAGGAACAAATGACATTGAAGATGCACTAAAAGAGGCAGCAAAACTTTTTATTAAAGATGTAAGTGATGATATTTTTAAAGATGTTGAAGAAAGCAAAAAATCAAGACAACAATTTAAAGAAGAACTAAAAAAATATACAAAAAAAATATTAGAAGAAAAAAATAAAGATAAATTAATTATATTAATTGATGAATTAGATAGGTGTAAACCTTCATTTGCAATTGAATTACTTGAAAATATCAAACACTTATTTGATATTGAAAATATTATATTTTTTATTGCAGTTGATAATAAGCAATTAGCAGAATCTATTAAATCTATTTATGGAAATGGTTTTGATGCAAATACATATCTTCACAGATTTTTTGATATAGAACTTCACTTACCAAAAAATAACATGAATAAATATTTTATAATACAACTTGATAAAAAAGTTTATCAAGATACTTATAATAAAATCAAAGATATAAATGAGTTTACAGCAGATACGATAAAAGCATTTAATCTTTCAATAAGAGACATTGATAGAATTTGCAATGAAATATTTTTATTATCAAAACTATTTCACATGGAAGAACCTAATATTTATTTGTTTCTATTAATTTTGAAATATAAGAATAATACCTTTTACAAGTATATTAAAAGTAAAAATAAACTACTTGGCATTCAAGATATTGATAAATATTTTGAAGATCATAAAAATGAAAGAGATTTTTTCTATAATTATTTCTTTAAATATTGTTTTAACAAAAGGCAAAGTACCAATAATTATACTAAAATAAATGAGATAACGGTAGAAGCCTTTAGAAGAATAGAAGAAACTTTATAATTAAAATAGGCTTTTGCCTATTTTATCTTTTTTTTAATAACTCTCTTTTTATCATAGGATTTAGTAAAGTTTCACCTCTTAAAGCAAACTGTTTAATTTCATCAAACTCATAAATTTGTTTTGTTTCTCTTTTGATTTTAAAATTACCTATTTGCTCTTCTATTGTAGATCTTGTCATCGCACTTGTTATTGCACCAATCGAAGTCTCATAAGCTCCAAATCCATACCCTAAAGGTGTATTTGCATCTCTTATATACCAAGCAAGCTTTGCATCAATATAAGCGCCTGTATCTGTTGAATACACATACATTTTAGCTTTGTTTTTAAACTCTTGTCTATCAAGCCATCTTATCATACATCCAACATCATCAAAAAAATATACATTATGATTATAAATAACTTGAGCAGAATTTAGATATCTTTTAATCATCATATCACAATCATTACAAATGTATCTATTTTTGTATGTTTCTAATACAACTCTATATGGTGTATCTTGCATATAATTATGCTCTACTTTTATATCTTCTCTTGTATCTTTTGAGTAATTATATAAAAATAAAGAGATAATAATTAAAAAAATATATGGTAAAACTCTTCTCATAAAAATACTCCATTTTTAATATAATAAATCACTACAAAATATGTACAAATCAATGCAAATATAGTATTAAAAAGTATTGAGTATTTAAATAGATTAGTTATTTTTTTATTTATTAAAGACTCAATAATATAAGAAGATATACCAAAGAAAACTCCAAGAAACAAACTTATCCAAATAAAATATCCAACATAAAAATACTCTTTTTGTAAAATACAAAATGGACATTGATGATTAGGCAAAATATAAATATAAATACTAAAAAAATATGTTACTGAAAAATATGATATAAATAAAAAAAGTATATTAAAAAGAAAGCTCAATACAATTTTTTTCAAATATGAAAATATCAATGTAAAAATAAATATTATATAAAAAGTTATTGCAAGATTAGATTGTGTTAATCCAAAAGGTAAAGCATCAGCTTTAAATAGAGTTGAACAGCAAAAAACAGGAACTTTTAAAGGAACATTTACAAAATATAATACTTCAAAAAATATTTCAAAAAGAATAAGAAATAAAATGAAGTTAAAAAAAAAGTATTTAGGTTTTATATATATAAATTTTTTTGATTTTATATCAAGTCGATTAACAATTAGCCATATTCCCAACATAAAAACTATAAATATTTTGAGTAATAATAAAGCTTCACCATAATCATTTGCACCAATTACACCAGCTATACACATAGCTCCTGGAACTACATTTGATAGTTCAGATAATGACTTTACAAAAAAGAAAAAAAGTATTATCTTGCAAATAATTGTGAAATTAATTATGGTATTTACTAAATAGTTTCTTTTTTCTAAAGAGTATTGCAAAGAAGTAGTAATACTAAAATTCCAATTTTTTAATATTTTGATTACTGAATATTCACTAATTAGCATCAATATTACTAAGATTACTTCAATAAAAACAAATACAATAATATCATTTAGTAAAAATATATTCATTACTCTATCTTTGCATTTTTTATATCTATATATCTATCAACAAACTCAAGATTATCAAATAAATTATCATGTGTTGCAACAATAACAGTTTTTTTAAGCTCTTTAAATTTCTTTAGCATTTCTATAAAAATCAATGAGTTTGATTTATCTAAATTTGCAGTTGGTTCATCTGCTAAAATAATTGAGGGATTCATCACAAGTGCTCTTGCAATTGCACATCTTTGTTTCTCTCCTCCACTTAAGTTTTCTACTTTTTGCTCTTTTTTATGTTCTATGTTTGCTATTTTTAAAGCTTGTGTAACTTGCTTTTCAAATTGATTTTTATCTATTTTTTTTAATACCAAAGGAGCCATAACATTTTCAAAAGTATTTAATCCAGAAATCAAATTAAATGATTGAAAAATAAAGCCTATTTTTTCATTTCTAAAATTAGAAATATTAATATCAGGTAACTTTACAATATTTTCATTTTCAATTATAATATCACCGCTTGTTGGCTTACAAAGTCCTGCAATGACTGATAATAAAGTACTTTTACCACTTCCACTTTTCCCTCTTATAATTATAGTTTGAGCCTCTTGTACTTCTAAATTTATATTATTTAAAGCAGTAAATTCATTTTGTTTATTTTCATTATATATTTTATATAAATTAGTTATTTTTATCATTTCATTATCTCACTTATATCTTCAATAGCAACTTTCCATGAAGGAATAATAATAAATGCTAAAAAAGGAATTACTGTAAATAAAAAAATCAAAAATAGCATTCTAAAATCAACAGTTGGAGTAAAAATTATATTTTTCATTTGTTCACCTAAAAAAATATTTTTCACTATTGGTGCATCAAATATAAAAACAAAAATATAAGAAGTTAAAACTCCAATAAAATAAGAACTTAAAGCAATTACACTATTTTGTATAAATTTTAAAGAGATAATATCTTTAATTGAAAAGCCAATACTTCTTAAAATTGCTATTTGTTTTTTCTGCTCTGTTAATACTGATGATACTTGGTTTTTTAATAATATAAAAAATGCCAGCATTGCAACAATATACAAAATCATAAAGATTCCACCTTTATAATAAAAAATCTGTCGATAATCTGATTGAAGTTGAGTTTTACTTATTGCTTTTGTATTTGGAAAAATATCCATTATTTTTCTTGCTAAAAACTCTACTTCATTGTCATTTGGAACATAAACACTAAGATAAGAGTATTGTTCATCATTCATTTGCAATATTTCTCTTGTAACATCACTATTTGCAAAGATTGTATTACTTGATAATATATTTGAATCAATCACACTTTTTATTTTTTTTGTTAAAGTTCCATCAAGTGTCAAAAAGTTAAATTCTTTATCATAATGAAATTTTTCAAACAACTGTTTTATATCTTTTGATACTATAATTTCATCATCACTTAGTGAATCATCTGCAACTAAATGAATAAGTCTAGAACTTTGAGAAAAGTTATAATAACCATCAACTTTCCCTTGAACATTTTCAACTCCATTTAACTGCAA harbors:
- a CDS encoding KAP family P-loop NTPase fold protein, which codes for MEEKYNLRTNDNNYNKDDKLKRKELAEKYVKFITSLDSHHVIALDSPWGTGKSTFINYMCEKLKVNNSVFVSYNAWENDYTKEPLISLMNDIFHQFKDKKYIGIDKMKSSMNKISFIAKKGGSAILKGGSKLFLGEKGTNDIEDALKEAAKLFIKDVSDDIFKDVEESKKSRQQFKEELKKYTKKILEEKNKDKLIILIDELDRCKPSFAIELLENIKHLFDIENIIFFIAVDNKQLAESIKSIYGNGFDANTYLHRFFDIELHLPKNNMNKYFIIQLDKKVYQDTYNKIKDINEFTADTIKAFNLSIRDIDRICNEIFLLSKLFHMEEPNIYLFLLILKYKNNTFYKYIKSKNKLLGIQDIDKYFEDHKNERDFFYNYFFKYCFNKRQSTNNYTKINEITVEAFRRIEETL
- a CDS encoding nitrous oxide reductase accessory protein NosL; its protein translation is MRRVLPYIFLIIISLFLYNYSKDTREDIKVEHNYMQDTPYRVVLETYKNRYICNDCDMMIKRYLNSAQVIYNHNVYFFDDVGCMIRWLDRQEFKNKAKMYVYSTDTGAYIDAKLAWYIRDANTPLGYGFGAYETSIGAITSAMTRSTIEEQIGNFKIKRETKQIYEFDEIKQFALRGETLLNPMIKRELLKKR
- a CDS encoding ABC transporter ATP-binding protein; this translates as MIKITNLYKIYNENKQNEFTALNNINLEVQEAQTIIIRGKSGSGKSTLLSVIAGLCKPTSGDIIIENENIVKLPDINISNFRNEKIGFIFQSFNLISGLNTFENVMAPLVLKKIDKNQFEKQVTQALKIANIEHKKEQKVENLSGGEKQRCAIARALVMNPSIILADEPTANLDKSNSLIFIEMLKKFKELKKTVIVATHDNLFDNLEFVDRYIDIKNAKIE
- a CDS encoding ABC transporter permease; this translates as MLSRNFIDYSIKLLLKDKTEYFFSFIIFTFIVFILSTVLFISDSIKYDLLSTLGNQDQIIVTNTKSGKYFPLNENHINTILQLNGVENVQGKVDGYYNFSQSSRLIHLVADDSLSDDEIIVSKDIKQLFEKFHYDKEFNFLTLDGTLTKKIKSVIDSNILSSNTIFANSDVTREILQMNDEQYSYLSVYVPNDNEVEFLARKIMDIFPNTKAISKTQLQSDYRQIFYYKGGIFMILYIVAMLAFFILLKNQVSSVLTEQKKQIAILRSIGFSIKDIISLKFIQNSVIALSSYFIGVLTSYIFVFIFDAPIVKNIFLGEQMKNIIFTPTVDFRMLFLIFLFTVIPFLAFIIIPSWKVAIEDISEIMK